The window GAGTCaagtttatttttttccaattcaaTTGAATTCTCACCTTGATATGCCTAgacttttctttctctcctctttttctagtcgcttaactaaatgaaatatgtatcaTCAATTTCTTCTCTCACACGTACACGTTCACGTTCGCGCAAAGGAAAAAAAGGACAGCTTAATATTCGAAGAAGTTGGAAGCAATCCAGATTAAAGACAGctgcattattattattattattattattattaaatgtcgCGTCGCATCGAGCtaaaattttccttcttttaccGTCACTTTCTTTCACAACTATATCAATTCTAGCAtggaattatgaaattttagaaCTATCGGCAAATTTGTAACTGGATAACAATAGGTAACCGAGACTCGCATCGTTTTTCAAATAACCTTTATAATTCTATAGAAGTAAACTTCTGGTACAATAATCTCGATAAAAGACGCGGCTAATATATGCGTCACTGATCGATCGAGTGACCCGGAGACACTTGGAAAGACCGTTTGAGAAACTCGTACCGAGGAAAAAGAATTGGACGGAAGATTCAGCCGCGTGTTcctggaggaaaaagaaaagagaaaagagaaaagagaaaagagaaaatagaGAAAGGGGAAAAGCAGGATAAGGCAGGCAGACTCGGCATTGTGCCCAGCAAGGAAATTGCAGTGTCACGTTTTGCAAAAATGCCACGGAACTCCGGCCTCTGGATTAGTTCCAGATTCACTGAATATTAAATTGCACGGGAGGCGCTGTCGATTGTCGATCCTCCTTCCTACACAAATTTACTTCTATAGCTGCTGGAAATTTCAACTTGAAATGGGCAAAACAAATCAATATTACCTACTTAATTTAGTTTACCTAAATACATCAACATGGCATCGCAAGTTGTTTATTTACTTTTCAATTTCCATCGcctatctttttatttaaaattcaaacgcTACATACAGGATGTCTACAGTCGAAACCAAGTTATCCTTTATAACTGTTGAAAGTTGTATAAGCAAATTGGCCATTTAATCACCAACAACGGAaggaaaacgaaacgaaacgaaacgaaacgaaacgaaacgaaacgaaagttgGGCGGTTGGTTGGATTCGTTCAAGTGAATGCGACGGAAAGAACAATGGCAGACGGAAAGGAAAAAGTGGTGGTCCGATTAAGCCGACTACCACTGATAACCTAACCAACGGGAAATCGCGTAGGAAATTGTACATTTTAACCTGGAATGATTTAAAAGTCCgtttaaaaagatttttaaacgGTTTCATCAAATATCCCTGCTAAATTACGACCTCGTCCTGACGAGGGAATCTAAGAGACAGGgaaaaaagatgaagaaagatagtctttataaaattatttgttaattatctatagttaaaatttcaaacaaccATAATAATGATAAATCTTTTactgaataattatttcaattgaataagtatattattattattattattattattattattattaaatgaaattgattCCAGTGATGATAAATTCACCGAACGAAGGCACGATATTATTCACGTATTATTCACGTATTATTGTTGATCGTTATGAAAATTTTCCATCAAATCAATAGGCAAACGGAAAAATATTCATTCCATGGCACGttgcatatatgtataatgtatgTAGGTACGTAACAAGACAATTATTCTCTCGTTGATAGACGAACAGCAAAGGACACCATTATCGAAATCACGTAACAAGAATGTTCTGTTAGAATTTGTTAAAACGCATCGTAATATAAATACTCGTCTATTGCGAGATGAAAAATTCATCCACCGCACCGTGTTGATAACTTTATTGAATATATGTATGAGAAACTGAGTcgataaaattccaaatttcttttctctttatcaatttatcaatttatcaatttatcCTGGGCCTTTCCCTTTTTGTCTAACTGATATCAGAATTATTCGGAATAAAAGTTTcagaaaaatttcttatttcttcacgTTTTCTTCTTTCGCTCGAAACTGTTTGAATTTTGAATAGTGTTTGCGGCAACGACCAAACTATCCCCGATCAGTATTTAAGCGCAATTGTAAGAGAATAGATGGAGGTTTTCGCGTGGTAGTCAATGTCCTGATTTAAAGTTTGCTCGCGCTCAAACTCTTCTACACAAGCCGAGGAATTTCATCATCTTTTAAACCTAACCTAGTAGTAGGCATTCGTTTCATTTATTTGGCAAAGAAGCTTTCTCTTCCTTAGATTTAACGAATAGAAAGACGGATGCGACAGTAGTGTTGGGGTGATATCGTTCCGAGGGCCAGAATAACGACTCCTTTAAGGAAATCTTCTGGTTTTCGCGTTTAAGTCCGACTTTGCGGATAATGATCATTATACGTTAATTTGTGCGGCCTAGATATTCGCCAAAAAGCAAGCCGTTTTTTATCCTGCAATATTTCCTCATCATTTTCGTTACGATCTCGAGCGAACTCAATCTAGGGGATTTCGAGGATTTCGAGGATTTCGAGGATTTCGAGGATTTCGGGGATTTCGGGTTTTGATCGTAAACTTTCTATCCTCTTCCATTGACGACGATGAGAAAAGTTTCGATGCTTACACAATGGAGATCTAGggaggaaaagggaaaagggaaaagggacaCGCGTCGATGGTCAACCAGAATAGATGGTCCTGGCTAAACTTGAATCGATAACAAGGAGGAATTTCGTCTATGTCCACTATCGTGGTTGCGACAAGGCAATGTTACCTGATTTATTCAAGTCCGCGTGGAAGTGGTAGTAGGACCGCTTAACCGATCGTATTtcgattatttcaattaaattcaaaattgctTGAAATTAATTGGAATCGAAGTGATCATTTAATAAACCGataaattatctttttttttgtttttcaaagaaaaacagTGACGCCAGTGACAATGATATAggtaaaaatttcttatttacttTTGTCTATCATCATCAGGAAAAATGTAACGCGTTTGCTCCTATTATCGAGAATATAAACATGAATTTACGGAGAAATTTTGTTTACAAAGTTTCACTGAAATACGTAGCGCGTAATAGCAAAGTCTCGTTAAAAGCTAACTCGACAATATACGAGAACCTTTGAAACATCAAGATATTTTTCTACCAAACACATTTTtgtaagaataataatatctaGTTGCAGCCACGTTTAAACGCTCCATTATTCAGGGCTGCCTATTTTTTACGAATACggaaaaataattgaatctCTACCTCAAGTTTTGAAGGTAAAACGTTTAAATACATGAATTTTTCGAAAGCGATAGAATGGATCACTAGTTACCAGCAGTAAAATATAGGTAAAATCATTTGAAGAAGGTAAAAGGGCGATACATTAATCCGAAAGATTAATAAATCGCGATTAAAACggttctttttcttcgtcttcgtcttcgtcttcgtctcaTAGACGAGGTAATTGCTCGTTCGAGCGAGTAAAAAGGTTCGCTAGAAACCCAAAGTTCATCCTGTCGACATAGGGGAAGTAAAGAACAGCTGACCTGTTTCTCTATTTCTATCCACGATacacgacacgacacgacacgacacTGAGAGAGCACACGTGAATACATTATTACTTGCTCGTTATCGTGCTCCAAATGTTTCACGTCCTGTTTTCCATTTTTCAACTACCCAGAGTCGTTTTACGCGCAACCTCTCTCCTTGTGAATACAACTTTGTCCCATTCGAATTTACGCAGAAACGTAAAAATagtaataaaagaagaagaagaaaaaaaaactagaACAGTAATAGAACAGTAATGATACGTGTAAGAGAGCAGACTGCTTCCGGTAATGAAACTCGAGGTGAAGAGGAAATTCGAAAGAGAGGGCACACGCACGTGCTTCAACGTGGGGACGTTGAACGGTCTAAGGGATGCTGGAGAGGGGATGCAGGAGGTTGAGGTCGCATTGATTTTGTCTAGACAGGGTGGAGACTACTAGCTGTGGTATCGTCCTTCGCTCACCGTTGATATTCCGGCATCCAGTACGCTCGGTGCACGCACCTGCACTCTTGCAACTGCATTCTCTTCTCCATTCGCCATCTTACACGCGATATTATTACACATTTCCTGGAATTTCGTGAAATTTCGTgaaatttcgtgaaattttCTGAATAAACAATTAGTGTATCCATTTTCACTCACGCTCATTATTCATTTGTGGGAAAAATGAAAGATGCGTTCAATTAATGGCTATTTTCTAAAAGTGTCTGTTCTGGAATTTTTCTCATCCTGATAAGCAGAAAGATGTAGTAGAATTTCAATTTGTTGGTaggtaaatttttctttaattacaatcaaacatttctttttaattcaataGATGTTTCATacctataatataatataatataatataatataatataatataatataatatagatatgATGAAGATGTTGTAAAgattgaaattgaataaaacttcccgtcttctttttctttcatggaATATTTCGAAGAGAACGGTACCAATTATTCACTCATTTCTTTTCATGAACTTTTCGTTGCAGTAAAAGTATAAAGTTCATTAGTATTCATTAAAATAGCGCAAGCAGCGCAAGCTCATTATAATGTAGGTAAGTTACGAGGTTTCGCCGGCAAACTTTCTTCTCGTAATGTACTCAACAATTATCGTGATAAAAAAATCAAGTACCCTTTCTTCCTTCCGGTGAACGTTGAAATTAATAATGtgtcattgaaaaatttcattgatatCTTTCAACGCTAGAATAATCGATTATTacttgtgtgtgtgtatgtacaaGAGCTGTGCTGCAATACCATTCAATTATTGCAATTAGGTAATAGCAATTGGAAATTTCTCTGGTTTATGTTACAGGGACCCCCTCGACTCCGATAATGCCAGGGGGCACACCTGGCACCCCGTCATCAAAAACGAAGGTAAAACAATCAaaatattttcacaaaaatCAATGTGTTTTTCTGtatcaatgtatatttttagGATAAAATAATGATGAGGACGAAGGTGGTGGTAGCTCTGTACCCTTTTCGAGCGATCGAAGGAGGCGATCTGTCCCTCGAAAAGGTAAGCAAACAATTCTACACTCAATTAAGATCTCACTAGGAGGAAACCTGAGGTCGCGATAATTCCCAAATTAGACTAAACTTCTAATTCTAATCGCATCGAAACCATCGAATCTTTCTGATCCGGGATACAGCTTTCGACTTTTGTCACGCCGCTATTTCAATCTTTCCTCGTTCAACAATAtctatattataaaaatgttaataatgaatttttcttaGCTAAATGCTAAAAATTCTCACGATGAAAAGTGACAACAAGTGAGAAGTAAACAACGTGTAtgggaaaaatgaaatgaaactgtggctcgcgacgcgacgcgacgcgacgcgatttctttaatatttcacaGCACGTAAAAAGCCTTTTGAAAACTGGTCCATCAATGCTGAAAGCTACCGCCGAAACGATAAAAGCTGCTCCTCTGTTCTGGCATCGATTGCCAAAAAACTGTGTTTTTACACGCAGTCTTTTCTTTCATTCCTCGAAATTCAAGAAATTCAAGAGATTCAAGAAATTTGAAGGGAAAAGCATAGTggcgtttctctttttccttcgaaATTAGCTAATAGACGTATGTTTTATTTCAGGGTGCAGAGTACGAAGTGCTGGATGATTCCCAAGAACATTGGTGGAAAGTGAAAGACGAACATGGGTATGTATGTTGCTGATAAATATCttgctattttatttaaaacaccAGAAATTACCTAACTTGGGTAATTTTATTTGACAGATCTATCGGTTACATTCCCAGCAACTACGTGAAAGAGAAAGAACTTTTAGGCCTTCAAAAATACGAGTAAGCGCGCTAGTACAATATTATATAATCTTTCTTAATCGAATTTTAATGCAAATGCACCGTTAGagtgttaataaaattataattataggtGGTACGTAGGTGATATGTCGAGGCAACGCGCAGAATCATTGCTCAAACAAGAAGACAAAGAAGGATGTTTTGTTGTTCGTAATTCCTCTACCAAAGGGCTTTACACGCTTTCACTCTACACTAAAGTGTAAGTATCTTGACTTTTGAAGAATACCTTTTGTGTGTTGATGTTTAGGGGAACGGTTGAAAAGAAGACGGTCTGTGTTCTTGCAGCCCGCATCCGCACGTGAAACACTATCATATCAAGCAGAATACAAGAGGAGAATTTTATTTGTCCGAGAAACATTGTTGCGGTTCGATACCGGATTTGGTCAATTATCACAGGCACAATAGCGGTGGTTTGGCCAGCCGATTGAAAACTAGCCCTTGTGATCGTCCTGTACCACCTACCGCTGGTCTCAGTCATGGTTTGTTACTTTCCTCTTTTATTCTAATACAATTTATTCTCATACAACTCGCCTGCTCGAATACATTTATTATCTGCTTCTGGTAATCTTCTGGATGATTCACAGATAAATGGGAAATTGATCCAGCAGAGTTACATCTATTGGAAGAACTTGGTTCTGGACAATTTGGGGTTGTGCGAAGAGGTAAATGGCGTGGTTCTATAGACGTTGCTGTTAAAATGATGAAAGAAGGTACTATGTCTGAGGATGACTTTATAGAAGAAGCTAAAGTGATGACGTAAGTCGATAACCTGACAAAGAAAACATTCGATTCAGAAGCACattattaatatcaaattatttCACATAGGAAACTCCAACATCAAAACTTGGTGCAGTTGTATGGTGTTTGCAGTAAAGATAGGCCAATATACATTGTCACTGAATATATGCGACACGGGTCTCTACTCAATTACCTCCGTCGTCATGAAGCAACATTAGGAGCTAATGTTGGCCTACTTCTGGACATGTGCATACAGGTAGAAACATCCACACTGTTCcgtataatacaataatacaataatacatactTTGCAATCAGTTAGATTAGTTTtagattataattaatatacaatataattttcttatttcaacGATAGGTTTGCAAAGGAATGGCTTATTTGGAAAGGCACAACTATATCCACAGAGATCTTGCTGCGCGCAACTGTTTAGTCGGTTCAGAGAACGTAGTTAAAGTTGCTGACTTTGGATTAGCAAGGTAAATGATATTCTTTCACGTTCATTTTCTTCACGTtcatatattcaatgtacatacacggTGTACTATGAATATTTTACTCTtgaatatcttttttattagGTATGTTCTCGATGATCAATACACCAGCAGTGGAGGTACCAAATTTCCTATCAAATGGGCACCACCTGAAGTATTGAACTATACACGCTTCAGCTCGAAATCGGATGTTTGGGCATACGGAGTACTTATGTGGGAAGTATTCACGTGCGGCAAAATGCCTTATGGGCGTCTAAAGAATACCGAAGTTGTTGAAAGAGTACAACGAGGAATCATATTAGAAAGACCCAAGGCCTGCTTCAAAGAAGTTTACGAGGTTAGCAAGCCCAAAATTAATCTATTAtcctatttattataaatagccCCGTAGCAAAACTAATCAAGCCCCCTGCAAGCTTCTAAATAATCTAGTGAAAAAGGTTTTAAACAAAGTGTACCGATATGTTTTTCAGGTAATGCGAAAATGCTGGGCCCATTGCCCGGAAGTACGACCGTCCTTCCGCGTATTGAAAGAACAGCTGATCAGCGTGTCTCAAGGTCTGCTCAATGATTGACTCAACCTTCTACGGTGTATGCGCCTATCGTCGCCTTCAAGCCGGTCAATACAGGCGGCAAAATCTCCATCGCTCGAGCGATCACCCTCGATTCTACCATCGTCAAACAACTCTTCATCGTCGTACAACTCGGCAACTTTACCGTCGTCCCGTAAGACTCGTGCGCCAGCCTCATTACCGCCCTCGGTCGATTTTCTACATCTATCGTCGTCCACGTGTAAATTAAAGAAAGAAGGGTCATCCTCACCGAGTACACCTGGCCACCAACCTAGTCAACCATCATCAAGCTCGTCGTCTAACGTCTGTGACATTTGCAGTTCCTACGGCCATCCGTGGATCGAAATTTGCAAGGCGATTAGAGCCACTAAAGGCAAATAAAAAAGTGTGTGTGTCCCGAAGTATGTGTGTCGATTTAAACCGATTATATAACGCAGCTTACACGACAGAAAGATAACAAAAATATTGATACGACATTATTTCAGCCTACACAGCACTACATTTTATCCTATCCTATCCTATCCTATCCTATCCTACCCTACCTTAACTTACCTTACCTTACCTTACCTTACCCTACCCTACCCTACCCTACATTGCTCCCACCCCGACTATCTTTGACCAAACTATTCGAAACCTGACTAATATTATCTTTTAGACGTGgctttttttctttcgtcgaaCCTAAAGAACTGAGTGCATGATTGTTTTTTGTATCCCTTTCTAATCCCTTCCTAATCCCAACCTAAACCAAACCTAATCCAAACCTAATCTCAACGATAATAAGTTTCAGAGTACCCTGTGCAACGATATCGGATGCATTTACGAATAGAACAGTAGTATTTATTGACTGCCCTTTTAAACGGGATATACTAGTACGTTGTgatttttctcgtttttatttttcttctcgtttccGTAGAAATGTATTGTATTGTCCCTTTTGTTATATCGACTTTTTAACGAAAACCGTCAAGTAACTTCACGAACGAGAACAAGATTATTTCTACTtgataaaatcaatttaataaatgaatgtTTCACTTGTGTATTATATACTATGACgatttaataaaatagaataaataaaactaAACTGTTTTATGTTGGTAGAATTATTTGGAGATTCTACCAAATGCTAAACTTTACAgaccaaaaataataaatggtgAGAGGTCCcttgatttttaaaaagtttatGTTGCACAGCAtacaatattgcaaaatttcattccagtatgaaaatgtaaaacatttcatacatttttaaatacatttttaatacattaatactttaACGTACATTAATTTACGAagcacttaaaaaaaaagagatggaCTGCTTTCTTTGTTGAtacttttcttaatatttaagttttatatatatattaatttcttttctcagctatttatttaattgacttaaattctTCCATCATTTTGGTTATTTAACGTACTTAACTTCGTtacggggtccttgacaccccgatgccatgtcggtatgcaaaatGTCTCTAGTGctttggggtcccagacaccccgggTATCATGTCGGTGTGCAGCGTCtccgatgcttcggggtccctgacaccccagatgccataatgtcggtaagTAAAGAGCGTCAGCTGGTtttcggggtctcagataccccaaGATGTGTCAAATCAGTAGACAGAAATTGGCACCGATGTATCGGGGTCCccgacaccccggatgctataatgtcggtaagcaaagagtatCAGCGGTGCttaggggtccctgacaccccaagatgtatCAGGTCAGTACACAGAAAGCGCCACCGACatatcggggtccctgacacccctgaTGCCATAATGTTGGTAAGCAGAGTGTCAtccgtgcttcggggtccctgacaccccaagatgactCTCTAGACACCGACCTGGTATCATATTGGGGTGTTGAGGACCCCGAAGCGCGAGTGactacatatctacattatggcatctggggtgtcagggaccccgaagctaaaACGTGCGACGTAGTATTTGTATAAGAAATTTGCGCTATATATCAGTGGAAATTTCaaacctctgtaacttttgaCCCCGACCACTTAGAAGCACAAACGCAACGGGGACGTATAAAGCGTATCTCTAACCCTAGTAGTTTTCAAgttgaaaaataatacattttttatatatatatatatataagataaatgtttatttacacatatgtacatatcAAATAACTTGTATATGATTATATCTGCAATCCCTGTATACTTTTTACATACTTTCAAACACTTCTCTTACTATGAAACGGGCACGAACGTTTACTCGTatcgaaaaaaaggaaaaaaaatggtaaagaatATTATATACGTAAAATTACACTTGTATGTAAATTAAACTACAGGTTTTATAGGTTCCATTTTTGGATATAAATCTGTTCGGCGATGATTTTCACATGGCATGTTTTCTCTAACTTGTTTTATAAAGTTCAAATCAATTTCTGCTAAAGCTATACCAGTTTTATCACTACACTGAGCTACTACTGTTCCCCATGGGTCAACAACCTGCAAAAGTTGTACATATAGCATTagcaattacaaattaaaaagtATCTTAAAAATTACACAAATTTAAAGCAAAATTATTTACCATTGCATGACCCCAGCTtactctttttttattatgtgTACCAGTTTGAGCTGCAGCTACAACATAACACTGTGTTTCTATAGCTCTAGCACGTAATAATACCTCCCAGTGTGCAGCACCTGTTTGGTATGTAAATGCTGATGGATACGTTAGAATCTCAGCTCCCATATTTCTCAATGAAAGAGATAATTCAGGAAAACGCATATCATAACActgattttgttaaatttttatagctttaaaaattttgaagtattatttatatataaaggATACAATACTAAGTGCTAATTTGCCAACTGGTGTCGATATAGGTGGTTCAATTTTTTGTCCTGGTAAAACATAATCTGATTCCAGTAACCTAACACCAGTATTTTTATTGTCCATATCAAATAAATGCATTTTACGATAAACCCCAACAATATCACCTTTGCTACTTATTACAATATGAGTGTTAccaatacatttttcattttcagttaACTGTAAATGTGATTAAGTCGGTACATTAATAAAACAGAGAATATTGTAGCAGTGTTATATTTTCTTAAAGTTCAAGACATCTTACTGCTTCGTGTAATCCACCGAATGATAACCAcatgttatttttttttgctattTCTTTATAATTAGACACTGTTGGTCCATTTAAATGTTCCGCCATAGCTACTACATCTTTTTTATTATCTGCTAAATAATCGCATGCTTCAGGGAAAAATGTAATctaaatacatataaattattttagaaatctatatggttaataatataaaaaaaaaaactttaatGAAACACCTTATATTTGTACTTACACAAGCTGATCTAGCTTTAGCTTTTGAAACAACTTCAGACACAGTttgtaaattcttttctttatcatttGTTGATGTCATTTGACATACTGCAATTAGAGGATTTGTCATTATGTGAAAATGTCTATCAAACTGTTTTCTAAAAGAAACACATTTATGAAACGATAAAAGCAATTTAAAATTGATCtaaattcattttacaaaaattaacatctttaattataatacaagataaaaaataaataatatttattatcaatgattggttttattataaattacgattttcttataattattacCTGCAATATATGATACTATTGAAATTCCTAATAAAACGCATGCTTATCATTTAtttactttgcaaat is drawn from Osmia lignaria lignaria isolate PbOS001 chromosome 14, iyOsmLign1, whole genome shotgun sequence and contains these coding sequences:
- the Btk29A gene encoding tyrosine-protein kinase Btk29A isoform X1, which translates into the protein MGGPPSVMAGKDGKVEPKSGDVVRQGFMVKRSQNKKRFTPVNYKQRWFVLTRRYLVYYDGDGERRKERGRIAVESVHVVETASLGSNAVGGVGGVVGSDVAGSEAGTGGGGGGGGGGGIPPGLPFQVGYREAGQEYTLYLLAAREQDRAEWIRAIRAVCSENPGLSGRYHAGLWSGKRWSCCRLSTRSAEGCDTCSSWSSKPFNATNPSSTSTSSFTSATGSTIATSTTASITDRPQTTNSEANNNPIVHSQARSTIGTPSTPIMPGGTPGTPSSKTKDKIMMRTKVVVALYPFRAIEGGDLSLEKGAEYEVLDDSQEHWWKVKDEHGSIGYIPSNYVKEKELLGLQKYEWYVGDMSRQRAESLLKQEDKEGCFVVRNSSTKGLYTLSLYTKVPHPHVKHYHIKQNTRGEFYLSEKHCCGSIPDLVNYHRHNSGGLASRLKTSPCDRPVPPTAGLSHDKWEIDPAELHLLEELGSGQFGVVRRGKWRGSIDVAVKMMKEGTMSEDDFIEEAKVMTKLQHQNLVQLYGVCSKDRPIYIVTEYMRHGSLLNYLRRHEATLGANVGLLLDMCIQVCKGMAYLERHNYIHRDLAARNCLVGSENVVKVADFGLARYVLDDQYTSSGGTKFPIKWAPPEVLNYTRFSSKSDVWAYGVLMWEVFTCGKMPYGRLKNTEVVERVQRGIILERPKACFKEVYEVMRKCWAHCPEVRPSFRVLKEQLISVSQGLLND
- the Btk29A gene encoding tyrosine-protein kinase Btk29A isoform X2, translating into MAGKDGKVEPKSGDVVRQGFMVKRSQNKKRFTPVNYKQRWFVLTRRYLVYYDGDGERRKERGRIAVESVHVVETASLGSNAVGGVGGVVGSDVAGSEAGTGGGGGGGGGGGIPPGLPFQVGYREAGQEYTLYLLAAREQDRAEWIRAIRAVCSENPGLSGRYHAGLWSGKRWSCCRLSTRSAEGCDTCSSWSSKPFNATNPSSTSTSSFTSATGSTIATSTTASITDRPQTTNSEANNNPIVHSQARSTIGTPSTPIMPGGTPGTPSSKTKDKIMMRTKVVVALYPFRAIEGGDLSLEKGAEYEVLDDSQEHWWKVKDEHGSIGYIPSNYVKEKELLGLQKYEWYVGDMSRQRAESLLKQEDKEGCFVVRNSSTKGLYTLSLYTKVPHPHVKHYHIKQNTRGEFYLSEKHCCGSIPDLVNYHRHNSGGLASRLKTSPCDRPVPPTAGLSHDKWEIDPAELHLLEELGSGQFGVVRRGKWRGSIDVAVKMMKEGTMSEDDFIEEAKVMTKLQHQNLVQLYGVCSKDRPIYIVTEYMRHGSLLNYLRRHEATLGANVGLLLDMCIQVCKGMAYLERHNYIHRDLAARNCLVGSENVVKVADFGLARYVLDDQYTSSGGTKFPIKWAPPEVLNYTRFSSKSDVWAYGVLMWEVFTCGKMPYGRLKNTEVVERVQRGIILERPKACFKEVYEVMRKCWAHCPEVRPSFRVLKEQLISVSQGLLND
- the Btk29A gene encoding tyrosine-protein kinase Btk29A isoform X4; translated protein: MKQCRPEDSEMKLFGCRWSFWNFATNLAGTPSTPIMPGGTPGTPSSKTKDKIMMRTKVVVALYPFRAIEGGDLSLEKGAEYEVLDDSQEHWWKVKDEHGSIGYIPSNYVKEKELLGLQKYEWYVGDMSRQRAESLLKQEDKEGCFVVRNSSTKGLYTLSLYTKVPHPHVKHYHIKQNTRGEFYLSEKHCCGSIPDLVNYHRHNSGGLASRLKTSPCDRPVPPTAGLSHDKWEIDPAELHLLEELGSGQFGVVRRGKWRGSIDVAVKMMKEGTMSEDDFIEEAKVMTKLQHQNLVQLYGVCSKDRPIYIVTEYMRHGSLLNYLRRHEATLGANVGLLLDMCIQVCKGMAYLERHNYIHRDLAARNCLVGSENVVKVADFGLARYVLDDQYTSSGGTKFPIKWAPPEVLNYTRFSSKSDVWAYGVLMWEVFTCGKMPYGRLKNTEVVERVQRGIILERPKACFKEVYEVMRKCWAHCPEVRPSFRVLKEQLISVSQGLLND
- the Btk29A gene encoding tyrosine-protein kinase Btk29A isoform X3 codes for the protein MMVISALKHVANAATNAVHSATNASNTGHGHANSGTPSTPIMPGGTPGTPSSKTKDKIMMRTKVVVALYPFRAIEGGDLSLEKGAEYEVLDDSQEHWWKVKDEHGSIGYIPSNYVKEKELLGLQKYEWYVGDMSRQRAESLLKQEDKEGCFVVRNSSTKGLYTLSLYTKVPHPHVKHYHIKQNTRGEFYLSEKHCCGSIPDLVNYHRHNSGGLASRLKTSPCDRPVPPTAGLSHDKWEIDPAELHLLEELGSGQFGVVRRGKWRGSIDVAVKMMKEGTMSEDDFIEEAKVMTKLQHQNLVQLYGVCSKDRPIYIVTEYMRHGSLLNYLRRHEATLGANVGLLLDMCIQVCKGMAYLERHNYIHRDLAARNCLVGSENVVKVADFGLARYVLDDQYTSSGGTKFPIKWAPPEVLNYTRFSSKSDVWAYGVLMWEVFTCGKMPYGRLKNTEVVERVQRGIILERPKACFKEVYEVMRKCWAHCPEVRPSFRVLKEQLISVSQGLLND
- the Btk29A gene encoding tyrosine-protein kinase Btk29A isoform X5, whose translation is MPGGTPGTPSSKTKDKIMMRTKVVVALYPFRAIEGGDLSLEKGAEYEVLDDSQEHWWKVKDEHGSIGYIPSNYVKEKELLGLQKYEWYVGDMSRQRAESLLKQEDKEGCFVVRNSSTKGLYTLSLYTKVPHPHVKHYHIKQNTRGEFYLSEKHCCGSIPDLVNYHRHNSGGLASRLKTSPCDRPVPPTAGLSHDKWEIDPAELHLLEELGSGQFGVVRRGKWRGSIDVAVKMMKEGTMSEDDFIEEAKVMTKLQHQNLVQLYGVCSKDRPIYIVTEYMRHGSLLNYLRRHEATLGANVGLLLDMCIQVCKGMAYLERHNYIHRDLAARNCLVGSENVVKVADFGLARYVLDDQYTSSGGTKFPIKWAPPEVLNYTRFSSKSDVWAYGVLMWEVFTCGKMPYGRLKNTEVVERVQRGIILERPKACFKEVYEVMRKCWAHCPEVRPSFRVLKEQLISVSQGLLND
- the NitFhit gene encoding ntrilase and fragile histidine triad fusion protein NitFhit isoform X2, which produces MTSTNDKEKNLQTVSEVVSKAKARSACITFFPEACDYLADNKKDVVAMAEHLNGPTVSNYKEIAKKNNMWLSFGGLHEALTENEKCIGNTHIVISSKGDIVGVYRKMHLFDMDNKNTGVRLLESDYVLPGQKIEPPISTPVGKLALSICYDMRFPELSLSLRNMGAEILTYPSAFTYQTGAAHWEVLLRARAIETQCYVVAAAQTGTHNKKRVSWGHAMVVDPWGTVVAQCSDKTGIALAEIDLNFIKQVRENMPCENHRRTDLYPKMEPIKPVV
- the NitFhit gene encoding ntrilase and fragile histidine triad fusion protein NitFhit isoform X1, whose protein sequence is MISMRFIRNFNSIIYCRKQFDRHFHIMTNPLIAVCQMTSTNDKEKNLQTVSEVVSKAKARSACITFFPEACDYLADNKKDVVAMAEHLNGPTVSNYKEIAKKNNMWLSFGGLHEALTENEKCIGNTHIVISSKGDIVGVYRKMHLFDMDNKNTGVRLLESDYVLPGQKIEPPISTPVGKLALSICYDMRFPELSLSLRNMGAEILTYPSAFTYQTGAAHWEVLLRARAIETQCYVVAAAQTGTHNKKRVSWGHAMVVDPWGTVVAQCSDKTGIALAEIDLNFIKQVRENMPCENHRRTDLYPKMEPIKPVV